Proteins encoded together in one Lysinibacillus sp. FSL K6-0232 window:
- a CDS encoding NifU family protein, whose protein sequence is MAEATINNQVQEVLDKLRPFLLRDGGDCELVDVEDGVVKLRLLGACGSCPSSTITLKAGIERALLEEVPGIVEVEQVF, encoded by the coding sequence ATGGCAGAAGCAACAATTAACAACCAAGTTCAAGAGGTATTAGATAAATTACGTCCATTCTTACTACGTGACGGTGGAGACTGTGAATTAGTAGATGTTGAGGATGGCGTTGTAAAATTACGCCTATTAGGTGCATGTGGTAGCTGCCCAAGTTCTACAATTACACTAAAGGCTGGTATCGAACGTGCATTGCTAGAAGAAGTACCAGGTATTGTAGAAGTAGAGCAAGTGTTTTAA
- a CDS encoding YuiB family protein, whose protein sequence is MEGPVSLVQLIISILLFFVMFFGIGFLLNMLLRMTWLMAIVYPIVVIFIVDEVSFFDYIFNPGSAFPALMDKLQALQFVDIAILSGGFAGAIVAGIVMIYLRKNGYRMF, encoded by the coding sequence ATGGAAGGTCCAGTTTCATTAGTCCAGCTAATCATTTCTATTTTGCTGTTTTTTGTGATGTTTTTTGGTATCGGCTTTTTGCTAAATATGCTATTACGCATGACATGGTTAATGGCAATTGTGTATCCAATTGTTGTGATTTTTATTGTGGATGAAGTAAGCTTTTTCGATTATATTTTCAATCCAGGCTCTGCCTTTCCTGCGTTAATGGATAAGTTGCAGGCACTTCAATTTGTTGATATTGCTATTTTATCAGGCGGTTTTGCAGGTGCTATTGTGGCGGGGATTGTGATGATTTATTTACGAAAAAATGGATACCGAATGTTTTAA
- a CDS encoding YuzB family protein, whose translation MNPMVEFCISNLANGSQATYEALERDPNIDVLEYGCLSYCTKCSETFYAIVNGELVEADSPEALTKAIYQFIEENPLW comes from the coding sequence ATGAATCCAATGGTTGAATTTTGTATTAGCAATTTAGCAAATGGCTCTCAGGCAACCTATGAAGCGCTTGAACGTGATCCAAATATTGATGTTTTGGAGTATGGCTGCCTCAGTTATTGTACAAAGTGCTCAGAAACTTTTTATGCAATTGTCAATGGTGAATTAGTAGAGGCAGATTCTCCTGAAGCTCTAACAAAAGCTATTTATCAATTTATTGAAGAAAACCCTTTATGGTAA
- a CDS encoding NUDIX hydrolase has translation MRKDRGKIWLGVSGVTVNQRGQWLVVKKAYSGLKGRWSLPAGFVQAGETVDEAVMREIKEETGIDCKVSGLIGFRTGVIRDEISDNMAIFYCHMQDEQQQIMVQENEILEAKWLYPQELVQDEMTSVMLKEMASNQFEKHQLEAIEGINPGDIFGYTSYRLFFKK, from the coding sequence ATGAGAAAAGATCGAGGGAAAATTTGGCTAGGTGTATCAGGTGTGACGGTAAATCAGCGTGGACAGTGGCTAGTGGTGAAAAAAGCGTATAGTGGCTTAAAAGGGCGTTGGTCATTGCCAGCAGGTTTTGTACAAGCAGGTGAAACTGTCGATGAGGCGGTTATGCGTGAAATAAAGGAAGAAACGGGAATTGACTGTAAAGTATCGGGATTAATCGGCTTTCGCACAGGGGTTATTCGTGATGAAATTAGCGATAATATGGCTATTTTTTATTGCCATATGCAAGATGAGCAGCAGCAAATAATGGTTCAGGAAAATGAAATATTAGAAGCCAAATGGTTATATCCACAGGAGCTAGTACAGGATGAAATGACATCTGTTATGTTAAAGGAGATGGCGTCCAACCAATTTGAAAAGCACCAATTAGAGGCGATAGAAGGGATCAATCCAGGTGATATTTTTGGCTATACTTCCTATCGCTTATTCTTTAAAAAGTAA
- a CDS encoding DUF2225 domain-containing protein, which translates to MEISPYYEKQIQCLNCKKEFSTLKVRSKFIKVDHTETDFQPIYANDVNALYYNVFVCEHCGFSFTEDFSKYFAPGIQDEIRTQITEKWVHHDFKGERTIFQAIQAYKLAFLCGTLKKEKNVAIAGLVLRLAWLYRSLSNKGQEERFLKLARDKYMDSYSTEDYSSTQMSTVRIMYMIAELSRRIGDIENATRFFSRVIEKQSAGGEAKIIDMAKEQWAIIREAKKQTPDA; encoded by the coding sequence ATGGAAATTTCACCGTATTATGAAAAACAAATTCAATGTTTAAACTGTAAAAAAGAATTTTCAACATTAAAAGTGCGCTCAAAATTTATTAAAGTAGATCATACTGAAACGGACTTTCAGCCTATTTATGCAAACGATGTGAATGCTCTTTACTACAATGTTTTTGTTTGTGAGCATTGTGGCTTTTCTTTTACTGAAGACTTTAGCAAATATTTTGCGCCAGGTATTCAAGATGAAATTCGTACGCAAATTACCGAAAAATGGGTGCATCATGACTTCAAGGGAGAACGTACTATCTTCCAAGCTATTCAAGCCTATAAGCTCGCTTTTCTTTGTGGCACACTAAAAAAAGAAAAGAATGTCGCTATTGCTGGATTAGTTTTACGTCTTGCCTGGCTCTATCGTTCCCTCAGCAACAAAGGACAAGAGGAGCGATTTTTGAAACTAGCGCGCGATAAATACATGGACTCCTACTCCACAGAGGATTACAGCTCTACACAAATGTCTACAGTGCGTATTATGTATATGATTGCCGAATTATCAAGACGTATTGGCGATATTGAAAATGCTACACGTTTCTTTTCAAGAGTTATTGAAAAACAAAGTGCTGGCGGTGAAGCAAAAATTATTGATATGGCAAAAGAGCAATGGGCAATTATACGGGAAGCGAAAAAGCAAACACCTGATGCATAA
- a CDS encoding sensor histidine kinase: MELFLFMLERVGLIIVFAFLMSRWKLFREKLFHEQGIKERIWLIIIFSGVCIISSYTGIKIESGTIHPLNQMVHSTINAEEAIANTRLIGVAIAGIFGGPFVGVCVGIIAGIHRITLGGFTAIACGISTILAGIITGVLSKRFKIRQTFSYKKAVMIGICAETVQMVVILLVAKPFEQALQLVSLIAMPMIMMNAFGIFLFFIIIKMFIDEEERTKALQTHQAFSIAQQTIEHFRKGLNEESCQTVAEIIKREIKVDAVAITDRNGILAHVGVGEDHHLIHRGIMTALTKRVLEEGKILMATSAKEIQCPHKDCPLCAAIVLPLKVQHRTVGSLKLYFTKEDSLTGVKKELAEGLSKLFSSQLEYAEIEQQRKLLKDAEIKALQAQVHPHFFFNSLNTISSLIRTDADEARALLIKLSTFFRSNLQGARQMLIPLKNEIDHVEAYLAIEQTRFPNRYKVEFMLDESLFDIQIPPFTLQPLVENAIFHAFKNRKEGKIYVKVQRVNDKLLLLTEDNGCGMRKEQVKQLGKRIMQSDQGTGTALWNIYQRIHEIYGSEADFHISSTLDVGTKIMIQLPLKATRWE; this comes from the coding sequence ATGGAGCTATTTTTATTTATGCTAGAGCGAGTCGGGCTAATCATTGTGTTTGCCTTTTTAATGTCACGATGGAAGCTTTTTCGAGAGAAGCTGTTTCATGAGCAAGGAATAAAAGAGAGAATATGGCTTATTATTATTTTCAGTGGTGTATGTATTATCAGCAGCTATACAGGTATTAAAATTGAAAGTGGCACAATTCATCCATTAAATCAGATGGTACATAGTACGATCAATGCAGAGGAAGCCATTGCCAATACAAGATTAATTGGGGTAGCCATTGCAGGTATTTTTGGTGGACCGTTTGTTGGTGTTTGCGTAGGCATTATTGCAGGCATTCACCGTATTACACTTGGGGGCTTTACAGCAATTGCCTGCGGTATTTCTACAATTCTTGCAGGAATTATTACAGGTGTGCTTAGTAAACGTTTTAAAATACGACAAACATTTTCCTATAAGAAGGCTGTTATGATTGGCATTTGTGCAGAAACGGTGCAAATGGTCGTAATATTGTTGGTTGCTAAGCCATTTGAACAAGCACTGCAGTTAGTATCGTTAATTGCAATGCCAATGATTATGATGAATGCCTTTGGAATATTTTTATTTTTTATCATTATTAAAATGTTTATTGATGAAGAGGAACGAACAAAGGCATTGCAAACACATCAAGCCTTTTCAATTGCTCAGCAAACGATTGAGCATTTTCGCAAAGGCTTAAATGAGGAATCATGCCAAACCGTTGCAGAAATTATTAAAAGAGAAATAAAGGTAGATGCTGTTGCCATTACTGATAGAAATGGTATCTTGGCTCATGTCGGGGTTGGTGAGGATCATCATTTAATTCATCGAGGAATTATGACGGCTTTGACGAAGCGGGTATTGGAGGAAGGAAAAATTTTAATGGCTACGTCTGCAAAGGAGATTCAATGCCCCCATAAGGATTGTCCGTTATGCGCAGCAATTGTCCTTCCTTTAAAAGTGCAACATCGGACGGTTGGAAGCTTAAAGCTTTATTTCACCAAAGAAGATTCTTTAACAGGGGTGAAAAAGGAGCTTGCGGAGGGCTTAAGCAAACTTTTTTCCTCCCAGCTTGAGTATGCAGAAATTGAGCAGCAGAGGAAATTATTAAAAGATGCAGAAATTAAGGCATTGCAAGCACAAGTGCATCCGCATTTCTTTTTTAATAGTCTTAATACCATTTCAAGCTTGATTCGCACAGATGCTGATGAGGCAAGAGCTTTATTAATTAAGCTTAGTACATTTTTTAGAAGTAATTTACAGGGTGCACGGCAAATGTTAATTCCATTAAAAAATGAAATTGACCATGTTGAAGCTTATTTAGCGATTGAACAAACGAGATTTCCAAATCGATATAAGGTTGAATTTATGCTGGATGAATCATTGTTTGATATTCAGATTCCTCCATTTACTTTACAGCCACTTGTTGAAAATGCTATTTTTCATGCTTTCAAAAATCGTAAGGAAGGCAAAATTTATGTCAAGGTACAGCGCGTGAACGATAAATTATTATTGCTAACAGAGGATAATGGCTGTGGCATGAGAAAAGAGCAAGTGAAACAGCTTGGGAAACGTATTATGCAATCAGATCAAGGGACAGGAACAGCTTTATGGAATATTTATCAGCGTATCCATGAAATTTATGGCTCAGAGGCTGATTTTCATATATCAAGTACATTGGATGTAGGTACAAAAATTATGATTCAATTGCCATTAAAGGCAACGAGATGGGAGTAG
- a CDS encoding diguanylate cyclase domain-containing protein: MNDLYAAIINQLDNGIILLDEQLNIQLWNTWLVNYTGKSEEEVKGLPITAVVPRFNKKVYAYMFEKALVDGQKSFCSAAMHQYFVESHCANMRLPRQNILIQHLQLEHQSYLMIELYDVANHYKRIQNLNKSLQSSIDFSRSLERFVYYDSLTGLPNRKFVLDRLENLIKEEHKVFSLFFIDLNGFKAVNDQYGHLQGDLLLQMFAERCKHIVQKQGILARLGGDEFVLLVENIISTNDVEQCTANINRLLQEPFMIEGQQVVISASIGYARFPQDGMTAKQLLNVADYQMYVQKKAMKKEF; encoded by the coding sequence ATGAATGATTTATACGCAGCAATCATCAATCAACTAGATAATGGCATAATTTTATTGGATGAACAATTAAATATTCAGCTATGGAATACATGGTTAGTCAACTACACAGGTAAAAGTGAGGAAGAAGTGAAGGGCTTACCAATTACAGCAGTTGTTCCACGCTTTAATAAAAAAGTGTATGCTTATATGTTTGAGAAAGCTTTAGTGGATGGTCAAAAAAGCTTTTGCTCAGCAGCAATGCATCAATATTTTGTCGAAAGCCACTGTGCAAATATGAGGCTGCCACGTCAAAATATTTTAATACAGCATTTGCAATTGGAGCATCAATCCTATTTAATGATAGAGCTATATGATGTAGCCAACCATTATAAGCGTATTCAAAACTTAAATAAGTCTTTACAAAGTTCTATTGATTTCTCCAGAAGCTTAGAGCGATTTGTTTATTATGATAGCTTAACAGGTTTACCGAATCGAAAATTTGTCTTAGATCGTTTAGAGAATTTGATTAAAGAAGAGCATAAGGTATTTTCCTTATTTTTCATCGACTTGAATGGCTTTAAGGCTGTAAATGACCAATATGGACACTTACAGGGAGATTTATTATTACAAATGTTTGCGGAGCGGTGCAAGCATATTGTTCAAAAGCAAGGAATCCTAGCACGACTTGGCGGAGATGAGTTTGTATTATTGGTTGAAAATATTATATCCACCAATGACGTTGAACAGTGTACAGCTAACATAAATAGGCTATTACAGGAGCCATTTATGATTGAGGGGCAGCAAGTTGTCATTTCAGCAAGTATTGGTTATGCGCGCTTTCCACAGGATGGAATGACAGCAAAGCAGTTATTAAATGTTGCAGATTATCAAATGTATGTACAAAAAAAGGCTATGAAAAAAGAATTTTAA
- a CDS encoding HesB/IscA family protein: protein MTSLKQVIEITQAAGFHIQEMMEHNEEQGSCLRVVVNGGGCSGLSYGMHFDKEKKEDDFEDVQHGLTILVSREDAPILMGTKIDYKQSLMGGGFTIDNPNAIASCGCGTSFKTAKREGTPEVCE, encoded by the coding sequence ATGACAAGTTTAAAGCAAGTAATTGAAATCACACAAGCTGCTGGCTTCCATATTCAAGAAATGATGGAGCACAATGAGGAGCAAGGTTCTTGTTTACGTGTAGTTGTAAATGGTGGTGGTTGCAGCGGGCTCTCTTATGGGATGCATTTTGATAAAGAGAAAAAGGAAGACGACTTTGAAGATGTACAACACGGTTTAACAATTCTTGTTTCCCGTGAAGATGCGCCGATTTTAATGGGAACAAAAATTGACTATAAACAATCGCTGATGGGTGGAGGCTTCACCATTGACAATCCAAATGCCATTGCTTCATGTGGCTGTGGAACGTCATTTAAAACAGCCAAACGTGAAGGTACGCCTGAGGTTTGTGAATAG
- a CDS encoding YuzD family protein, producing the protein MLPSKPVIEIYGTAVICASCVNAPSSKDTYEWLQAAINRKYPHQAYDIRYIDIEGPIENERDQEYATRIQEDEFFYPLVLINNEIVGEGYIQLKPVFTALEKLGFVPDETV; encoded by the coding sequence ATGCTACCCTCTAAACCTGTAATTGAAATTTATGGAACAGCTGTTATCTGTGCGAGCTGTGTCAATGCCCCATCTTCCAAAGATACATACGAATGGCTACAAGCTGCCATCAATCGCAAATATCCACATCAAGCCTATGATATTCGCTATATCGATATTGAAGGCCCAATTGAGAATGAGCGAGATCAAGAATATGCAACACGTATTCAAGAAGATGAGTTTTTCTATCCACTTGTTCTTATTAATAATGAGATTGTTGGCGAAGGTTATATACAGTTAAAGCCTGTATTTACAGCGCTTGAAAAACTAGGCTTTGTGCCAGACGAAACAGTATAG
- a CDS encoding LytR/AlgR family response regulator transcription factor encodes MNVYIVDDEPLARAELRYLLEQTGLVTVCGESEGLEELCQEFKFVEVDCIFLDIELGGSNGVDLAKELMLNTQRPEIIFATAYDEYALQAFEVNAFDYILKPFEAQRVQTAVEKLVAKKRAAQAKTIEELKYSQLDKLDKLTAFANDRILLIKIQDILYCTSEDSRTIIVTEQGRFFASESLAALEKKLALKGFVRVHRAYIVNLEHIVELEPWSNSKYNLILHNRQSIPVSRLYMKDVRKIFDLSK; translated from the coding sequence TTGAATGTTTATATTGTTGATGATGAACCATTAGCACGAGCTGAACTACGTTATTTATTAGAGCAAACAGGGTTAGTGACAGTTTGTGGTGAGTCTGAGGGATTAGAGGAGCTTTGCCAAGAGTTTAAATTTGTTGAAGTGGATTGTATATTTTTAGATATTGAATTAGGTGGAAGTAATGGAGTCGATTTAGCAAAGGAGCTAATGTTAAATACACAGAGGCCAGAAATTATTTTTGCCACGGCTTATGACGAGTATGCACTGCAGGCATTTGAAGTGAATGCTTTTGATTATATTTTAAAACCATTTGAAGCACAGCGGGTTCAAACAGCCGTTGAAAAATTAGTAGCGAAAAAAAGAGCAGCACAGGCAAAAACAATCGAAGAATTAAAGTATTCGCAGCTAGACAAGCTAGATAAACTAACAGCTTTTGCCAATGATCGAATTTTATTAATTAAAATACAGGATATTTTATATTGTACATCTGAGGATAGTAGAACAATTATTGTGACAGAGCAAGGAAGATTTTTTGCTTCAGAGTCGTTGGCAGCATTGGAAAAAAAGCTTGCTTTAAAAGGCTTTGTACGTGTTCATCGTGCGTATATTGTGAATTTAGAGCATATTGTGGAGCTGGAGCCTTGGAGCAATTCGAAATATAATTTAATTTTGCATAATAGGCAATCAATTCCTGTAAGTAGATTATATATGAAGGATGTAAGGAAAATCTTTGATTTATCAAAATAG
- a CDS encoding NAD(P)/FAD-dependent oxidoreductase: MGKLVLLGGGYGNMRVMLRLLNNLPLDREIVLVDRAPFHSLKTEFYALAAGTSTDKEIRVSFPEHERLTAVYGEVVDINRAEKVVILEDGQRIEYDDLVIGLGCEDKYHGVSGAAEHTYSIQTMAKSRATYQALCGLPAGSTVGIVGAGLSGIELASELRESRSDLKIKLFDRGPRILKDFPEKLSKYVKDWFVKHNVDVVANSNITKVEPGKIFNHDDEILLDAVVWTAGVQPVKIVRDLDVEKDKHDRPLVTQYFNVLDDEHVYVVGDCAASDLPPTAQLAEEQAEQIVKVLRMRWKGEHLPEKMPDIKLKGFMGALGKKQGFVYLADTTVTGRIARLMKSGLLWYYKRQND, encoded by the coding sequence ATGGGAAAATTAGTACTTTTAGGTGGCGGCTACGGCAATATGCGAGTAATGTTGCGTCTATTAAATAACCTTCCATTAGACAGAGAAATCGTGCTAGTAGACAGAGCCCCTTTCCATAGTTTAAAAACAGAATTTTACGCATTAGCAGCAGGGACTTCAACAGATAAAGAAATTCGTGTAAGCTTCCCAGAGCATGAACGTTTAACGGCTGTATATGGAGAAGTCGTTGATATTAATCGTGCAGAAAAGGTAGTCATTCTAGAAGATGGGCAACGTATTGAGTATGATGATTTAGTGATTGGTCTTGGCTGTGAGGATAAATATCATGGTGTGTCAGGTGCGGCAGAGCACACATATAGCATTCAAACAATGGCGAAATCACGTGCAACATACCAAGCACTTTGTGGCTTACCAGCAGGCTCTACAGTCGGTATTGTAGGGGCTGGTTTAAGTGGTATTGAGCTTGCAAGTGAGCTACGTGAAAGCCGCTCAGATTTAAAAATTAAGCTATTTGACCGTGGTCCACGTATTCTAAAGGATTTTCCAGAAAAGCTAAGTAAATACGTAAAGGATTGGTTTGTTAAGCATAATGTCGATGTCGTTGCCAATTCTAATATTACAAAAGTGGAGCCAGGTAAGATTTTTAATCATGATGATGAAATTTTACTCGATGCTGTCGTATGGACAGCAGGTGTGCAGCCTGTCAAAATCGTTCGTGACTTGGATGTTGAGAAGGATAAACACGATCGCCCACTTGTAACACAGTATTTTAATGTACTTGACGATGAGCATGTCTATGTTGTAGGGGATTGTGCTGCATCAGATTTGCCTCCAACAGCCCAGTTAGCTGAGGAACAAGCAGAGCAAATCGTGAAAGTGCTTCGTATGCGTTGGAAAGGTGAGCATTTACCAGAGAAAATGCCAGATATTAAGTTAAAAGGCTTTATGGGGGCTCTTGGTAAAAAACAAGGCTTTGTATACTTAGCAGATACAACCGTAACAGGACGTATTGCTCGCTTAATGAAATCAGGATTATTATGGTATTACAAACGTCAAAATGATTAA
- the cstA gene encoding carbon starvation protein CstA → MNAITIVIGSMCILMISYRLYGIFFTKKVLKIKDDIPTPAHALEDGKDYVPTNKWVTFGHHFAAIAAAGPLVGPILAAQFGYLPGLLWLLIGAVIGGAVHDAVVLFASMRHGGKSLSEVMKEELGPVAGFCTGLAMLFIITITMAGLSMVVLGALERNPWGTFAVGITIPIAMLVGIAYRKTGNLIVTSTVGFILLMIGVFIGPLIQGTAFGDFLTLDRDTLAIILPIYAFFAAALPVWLLLAPRDYLSSFMKIGVFIALIIGVFFVNPAIQFPPFTEFIHGGGPVIAGPVWPFVSITIACGAISGFHAFVGSGTTPKMIDRWEDIRIVGFGAMLVECLVGIMALIAATALHPADYFAINSAPAVFATLGMEPVHLQALSQSIGMDLEGRTGGAVTLAVGMTDIFTGIPWFAELSSYFYQFVIMFEAVFILTAIDAGTRVARYLIQDFGGNVYKPLKRTNWIPGTIFASALACFMWGYLLYSGDISSIWVLFGVSNQLMAAIGLVCGVTMVLRVADKRVYALTCFIPLAYLYITVNVAGYWMIKNVYWNPDAAGFNMLNGILSVIMLLLGLIIVITAFKKWAQLWKSPRFLLSQSAS, encoded by the coding sequence ATGAATGCAATTACAATTGTGATAGGCTCAATGTGTATATTGATGATTAGCTATCGCTTGTATGGTATCTTCTTTACAAAAAAGGTGTTAAAAATTAAGGATGATATACCCACGCCAGCGCACGCTTTGGAAGATGGTAAAGACTATGTTCCAACGAATAAATGGGTAACCTTTGGGCATCATTTTGCAGCCATTGCCGCAGCAGGACCTTTAGTTGGACCTATTTTAGCTGCACAATTTGGTTATCTCCCAGGACTTCTTTGGCTACTAATCGGCGCTGTTATTGGCGGGGCTGTACATGATGCAGTTGTGCTATTTGCCTCTATGCGTCATGGTGGTAAGTCATTATCAGAAGTGATGAAGGAAGAGCTTGGTCCTGTTGCTGGTTTTTGTACTGGACTTGCGATGCTGTTTATTATTACCATTACAATGGCAGGGCTATCAATGGTAGTGCTAGGAGCTTTAGAACGAAATCCATGGGGAACATTTGCGGTAGGGATTACGATTCCGATTGCCATGCTTGTAGGAATTGCCTATCGAAAAACAGGCAATTTAATTGTTACATCTACAGTAGGCTTTATATTGTTAATGATTGGCGTGTTTATTGGACCACTTATTCAGGGCACAGCATTTGGCGATTTTTTAACGTTAGATCGTGATACATTAGCAATTATTTTACCTATTTATGCGTTTTTTGCTGCTGCATTACCTGTATGGCTACTATTAGCGCCTCGTGATTATTTAAGTAGCTTTATGAAAATTGGCGTATTTATTGCATTAATTATTGGGGTATTTTTCGTCAACCCAGCGATTCAATTCCCGCCATTTACAGAATTTATTCATGGTGGTGGACCAGTTATAGCAGGTCCTGTATGGCCATTTGTATCAATTACAATTGCCTGCGGTGCTATTTCAGGATTCCATGCATTTGTAGGGTCGGGAACTACGCCTAAAATGATTGATCGTTGGGAAGATATTCGTATTGTTGGTTTTGGCGCGATGCTAGTAGAGTGTTTAGTAGGTATAATGGCTTTAATTGCTGCAACAGCTCTTCATCCAGCAGACTATTTTGCGATTAACTCAGCACCTGCTGTCTTTGCAACATTAGGAATGGAACCTGTTCATTTACAAGCGTTATCGCAAAGCATTGGCATGGATTTGGAAGGGCGAACAGGTGGTGCTGTAACATTAGCCGTTGGGATGACTGATATTTTTACAGGTATTCCTTGGTTTGCGGAATTATCGTCTTATTTCTATCAATTTGTCATTATGTTTGAGGCTGTGTTCATTTTAACAGCTATTGATGCAGGAACACGAGTAGCGCGTTATTTAATTCAAGATTTTGGTGGCAATGTCTATAAGCCATTGAAGCGTACAAATTGGATACCAGGTACAATTTTTGCAAGTGCACTCGCTTGCTTTATGTGGGGTTATTTATTGTACTCAGGGGATATTAGCTCGATTTGGGTATTATTCGGTGTGTCCAATCAGCTAATGGCAGCCATTGGTTTAGTATGTGGTGTGACAATGGTATTAAGGGTTGCAGACAAGCGAGTCTATGCGTTAACTTGCTTTATTCCATTAGCCTATCTATACATCACAGTTAATGTTGCAGGCTATTGGATGATTAAAAATGTATATTGGAACCCAGACGCTGCTGGTTTCAATATGTTAAATGGTATATTATCCGTTATTATGTTGTTATTAGGCTTAATTATTGTTATTACAGCCTTTAAAAAGTGGGCACAGCTTTGGAAATCACCAAGATTTCTATTATCGCAATCAGCTTCATAA
- a CDS encoding divergent PAP2 family protein, with protein MNLSLLQNTPLLVALFAVLFAQFVKIPIHFLMTRKIKWGLFTSTGGMPSSHSASVTALTTSIAYETGLDSPIFAVAAMFSFIVMYDASGVRYQAGQHAAVLNQLRKDFQTLLHDLKKWPQMDGQEKMEELKTLLGHKRSEVFFGALTGIFIAIITYELLL; from the coding sequence ATGAATTTGAGTTTACTTCAAAATACCCCTTTACTCGTTGCCCTCTTTGCCGTTCTCTTTGCACAATTTGTTAAAATTCCTATTCATTTTTTAATGACAAGAAAAATCAAATGGGGCCTCTTTACATCAACAGGTGGTATGCCTAGCTCCCATTCCGCTTCTGTCACTGCACTAACAACCTCTATTGCTTATGAAACGGGCTTAGACTCTCCCATTTTTGCAGTAGCTGCTATGTTCTCCTTTATCGTTATGTATGATGCAAGTGGTGTACGCTATCAAGCTGGACAACATGCGGCAGTTTTAAATCAGTTACGTAAAGATTTTCAAACATTGCTCCATGATTTAAAAAAATGGCCGCAAATGGATGGGCAAGAGAAGATGGAGGAATTAAAAACATTACTAGGTCATAAACGAAGTGAAGTATTTTTCGGAGCCCTTACAGGTATTTTTATCGCTATTATTACCTACGAGCTTTTACTATAA
- a CDS encoding response regulator, giving the protein MKILVVDDSMFSQKTTIKTLKSIYPDAIYETANDGVECIQVFATFQPDLVFMDLLMPKMGGQEAVQKILEQYPTAKIIVLSADVQLAVRNEVLSAGAVAFINKPINAAKLKEIELLIEG; this is encoded by the coding sequence ATGAAAATACTTGTCGTAGATGATTCTATGTTCTCTCAAAAAACAACAATCAAAACATTAAAATCCATTTATCCAGACGCTATCTATGAAACAGCAAACGATGGGGTTGAATGTATTCAAGTATTTGCAACCTTCCAACCTGACCTCGTATTCATGGATTTGTTAATGCCCAAGATGGGTGGACAAGAGGCAGTTCAAAAAATACTCGAACAATACCCAACAGCTAAAATTATCGTGCTTTCAGCTGACGTACAATTGGCAGTTCGTAATGAAGTTTTATCTGCTGGAGCAGTAGCATTTATTAATAAGCCAATAAATGCTGCAAAGCTAAAGGAGATTGAATTATTGATAGAAGGGTGA